A region of the Chelmon rostratus isolate fCheRos1 chromosome 1, fCheRos1.pri, whole genome shotgun sequence genome:
tagcaagtgttagcatgctatcatgctaagctaagatggtgaacattttaaacattaatacctgtgtgtcatgtcatggcacatcagcatgtcagcacactttatgtttctgtctgtctatctatctatctatctatctatctatctatctatctatctatctatctatctatcgcattaaaaatcatttgatgtgAGTTTGAAGAGGTGGAGAATCAGATGTTGCTCAAAGGCAGCTTGATATTTCGTCGATTTTCCTGTCAAATCTTTGACGTGTTACGTATTTGAACAAATAATTGAAATACTTGAAGTCAAGCTGCCAACATCTTCATGCCAATTTCTGTCATCGCAGCTGACTCAACTGTAAATAACCTGTTCAAATCCAAgaaatgaatacattttctctTCCGTAGGCAGCATTTACATACAAGATAAATGGCATTTTACATCAATTTATTgcgtgattttctttttaatagtCGTTCTGTTAGAAGGGGATTTCACATGACTCATACACAAGTATATAAATGGCATGTTTACTGTTCagggggggtgagagagagagacaaatacggagggtgaggaggagagagacacgAGTTGCTGAAAGAGGAAGTGTTGGTGTACTCAGGAGCCAGGTCAGTAACTACCattacagcaaacacacacgcgaACACAGACTAACTTCGTGGCAGCACCTCAGCTTAGACGAGCATCTTGATTCTCAGCCGTAGTCGACATGAAGCAGCACCTGTTACATCCTGTTAGAAATGATAACGTCTCTGCGGAGAGATAACAGACGCAAAAGTTTGCTGTTGGCTCCAGCTGCCACACTTggactttttctgtctcttgaaACTCAGTGAACCCTCGTCCAGGTGCCTGAGTCTGCGTTCTCAGACTCTTCAGCCCCACAGCCCCGTCAGAGGGTCTCGGACATGGTTCAGATGTTGTGTTTCTGATGGTATCAGGCTGAGTTACAGGAATTGCTttcaatgttgtttttgtgtgttatcattattttgtttaagGGAAAGTGTAAAAAAGTGAGAGAACTCACTGTGCTCAATGtgtgagacagcagagacagagatgttTTAAAATATGGGCCAATCAGGGcagattttttcacaaaaagtgaaaattgatgtctttgattaaaaaaactgtCAGGCAGTGTTCTTGTAATCCATTCTGGGTTGTAATCTGGGCTACCACAAAATCACAGCAATATCCAGTTCGGGGAGACCAGGGATGGTTGTAACGGTACTATTTCCGCCAAGAGGGCAAAGTCATGTGATCAGATTCATATATGTCCACTTCCACTTCCGGCCTTGCATGTGAGCTTTCATAGCTGtgtgaagacattttaagattttacaaCCAAAACGCTCATTTTCATGTAagagagtctttttttttttttttggaccatGTCCATGTTTTGAGCAGAACTGATACTGTTACAGTTAGAATGATGTGCCTGTGTCAGAGAGAGTAGTCTCTTAGGTAAAATGTGAGGCATTTCATCTTTGCTCATTTTAAACCACCATGCTGCAACAGCTAATTAAAGAATGGCTGACAGGGGTGAAGATGGTTGTAACACCTTTTAAAGCAGTGTTACAACAACCCCATAATAAGAACTAAACGCattctctctgtcctgctcctTTTTTCAGCACGCAAAGACAGCGGGTGATGAAAACTGATCAGATGAGGTGAGGCAGGGAAAGGCAGGGAGGTCTTTCACCAAAGAGTGCTCTGCCATGGGACACTGAGCAGATACAGGTGCAGGTTAGCAAGTTAGATCTACGTAGAAACTGGTTATGAGTGTATGTATCAGTTTTTAGACactatttttgctttattttaggTTAAGGAAGTTTTCATCTGCTTATAGTGGAGCACAACATCAAATAGTCCCACAACATGGCAGGTCCAAGTTAGCTCTGAGGTGCAATAAATTTCTTCAAATCCACATTTTGTGGTGTGGTCTCAATTTTTAattcttccctctcttttatTACATCTTATCCCAGTAGCTGGGCAGGTTGGAGCTCCTTGTGTTCGACATAAATCATACAGTTGGAGTAGCTGGAAACATTGCTATTTCTGGAAGACAAACAAGGCTGCACTGACACTGAGTGAAAATCAGAGAGCTCTGATGCAAAAATTCAGCAGTTTATATGTGCTGAGACAAAAAGTGTTACATCCCTGGTCTCCCTTATTGGTTTGTGTGGTGAAGATTTGTGAATGAAACGCAGCAGCTCCAATGTATAAATGATGTCCCAAAGCCAACCAGTGATCAATGTGTCTGTCGCCCCCTGCAGGATGTCCCTCAGCTGCATCAACGCCAGCAGTCAGGTCAGGATGATGGAACAGCTGTCAAGTCCAGTCCCAGGTCGAGGTTAATGCTAATCGTGATAGGGGTTGTTCATTACCCGACAcctaacatgttagcattagcttcacTCTGGGACATCTCACCCAAAAAAACTGACCAAGGCCACCACTGGTACATCCAACACTGAAGCCACGATGCAACTGAGGAATCTGTTGCATGAACAGCCACAAAGTGAACACACGCACACCGTGTTACTGCTGTCGAAGACTTTCCGGCTCTAAATGACGACGTCAAGACTCTGTGACTTTGTGATTTAACTGTATAGATTCAAGTTTACAGCACCTGAGAATTAACAAATAGCCGTCTGGCTTTGAAGTAATGCATCCTTGTATATATATCACTTAAACCATTGTATAAAGAAACTTTTTAGTGTTCTATATGAAAGAATGTTGCACATGCTATATTTTGACTTGTACCTGTATGATACACTGTGTGCGGTGGGCCCATGAAGAAGCCAGTTACTGTCAgtgattcttttatttttcaggaaCACTGGAGGATGATGAAGTGGAAATGATCATAAGCTCAATAAACTGACAACCATGTTAAGAACAgacctgtttttatgttgttgttttttttaagatataTGGTTTTCATAATATGACAGATATATAacaacatttaatatttaacagaagttgaaaaatgacatgaagGGGGTTCTCATTGTAATACTTAGTCATGGTGATTCAGATCGTAAATGATCATAATCTGCTTAATTTTCCTATTGTGAATCAATTAGCTCAGTTAGCTTAGAGATAATGATCTGAAATTGCAGCAATtagagagaaagatggaaaaaaaaaaaacagttgaattTGACTAGTGAAGCATCCTCAGGCCTGTTCCTCATCGGACAAACCTTTTGGTGAGTTGCTGAGTTGAGAAAGACAACAGGTGGATTCATACTGTTCCTCTGTCTCCTATAACGCTGTGTTACGTTTGGAATCTGCCAAATAAACGTATGCTGGCAGCTGAATGCGAGACCAGCAAGTAAAATCAATCATAAACACCTGATGTGTGCAAATCCAGTTTGTCCTAGCAAAGTGACACGTGTACAATTTTGCGTTCGCCAGAGAAAACATCTCTGCGTCTGCTTTCTCTGTGTAGTCAGTGTCAGCGAACCCAAATCTTAAATGAATTATGAATATAATGAAGATGTTGCCAGAACTTTGAGCACATGCACGGCCTGTTCCAGATAGAAACGCAGATATTGCAGCGGTCATTTGTGCTGCTTTAGTGCTGTGACAGAAGCCCTGTGTAACCTTAAACCACCTTAGTTCAGATTCCCAGGACATGAGGGGATTCCAGCCTTGGCTCCTTTAATGCAGAATATACTGGATTTTAAAGAAAATCCATCCCTCCGAAGATGATTTCCGATGTATTGATCCAGACTGTAATAAAAAtcagaacaataaaacacaaagctcGGGATATAGTGGAGGATTTCCCAAACTCATTCAGTCGCTGGTGAATTTATTCATGTTTAGAAGCAGATGAACGTCTTCATGGCCTGAGCTCATCAAAGTCTGTGCGTGTCCTGTCGGTTCAGTTAAGGTGATCTCTGACTCACAGTTTTCACTCATCTTTCTATTCATCACCACATCAGTGTTTCCCCTGAGATGAGAAACTGTGTGATCAATCAAATCTGTACTGTCTGGTCCTGAACTTCCTCATATGGTTACTTCACAGAGGGGAATTAAAACTTCAAGACtgcccccccttttttttcacagacatGCTGACTTTATGAACAATATCCAAACATATGTTGGTATGTAGGAATGGGGAAGTCACTGAATTATAAGAAATCCAACAGTTTATGTGACTATTATCTTAAAAAACACAGCCCTCCATAGCCTGAAGGTGTGTGTTGGGTCACTGTCCTGCTGAAAGGCAAATGATGGTCCCACGAAGCACAAACCACATGAGGTGGCGCGTCGCTGTGGCAGCCATGCTGGTTCAGCGTGCTTTGAATTGTGAATAAATGGCCAGCAGTGTCCCGtgtcctcctccatgcttcacagtaGCACTCAcatttccactggtctaatgtccattccttgtgtttcttggcccgAGCAGTTCTCTTCCTCTCGTTGGTCTCCCTCAGTAGTGGTTTCTATGCAGCAGCTcgaccatgaaggcctgattcacgCTGTCTCCTCCCGGCAGTTCATGTTGAGATGTGTCTGCTACTTGAACTCTGTGGAGCATTTGCGTGGATTCTAATCGGAGGTGCTGttatgtaaatttctctttggagattaataaagtatctatctatctatctgttaATTGTAGATTTCTGAGGCTGCTAACTGGAGAGGCAACTCTTGGTCTCCCTTTCCTGCAGTGGTCTTcatgagagccagtttcatcaTAGAGTTTGGTGGTTTTTCCAACAGCCcttgaaaacacattcaaaattcTTAAAATTTTCCTGattgactgaccttcatgtctcaGAGTACTGACGGGTTGTCATTTCTTTTTAGTTATTTGGGCAGCTGGTAAAGAGTATGAAGGCAAAGCTGGCATCAAGgcaaaaggtggctactttGAAGAATTCCATATAAAGCAATTCTGCtttaaaacttttgttaaccaCACAATttcatatatatacacacatattcataTACATATTCACAtaaaaagttaaagaaaaaacatgggATGAGACGGCATGAGCAAACTTTGATTGGTACGATATTTGTTAagttcaattaattaattaattaattattcataataaaatatacatcttttttaaaaattgtgttAAACTATCTGTCTATCACTGTAAATTAAATAGTTGATGATAAATAATTAGCTCACAGTTACACAATACATATTGCCTCTgagaaaagtagaaaaagaaaaagtgattagaggtgggaaaaaaacatgattttcatGATGATGTtctctttttaaataattgatttttgaaatgtttggaGGACAAAACCAACCTCAAATGTTTCCGATAAGGAATCAAGCGTTTTTTTAATCGATGTTTATCttaatgtgaagaaaatgagaGTGGGGAGAAATAAAACTGTGCCAACCAGCCCAGGTCTCCCCTACGCATGAGCCGGGTACGTGGGCGGACCGGCCGGTCAGCTGATGACTTTATACTCACACAGTCCCAGTTCCTACATACATGGATTTCGTCACACGACTGATTTTCTAGCCAATTACGCACAATGTGGAACATTTCATGCAAGTGCAGGAGGAAGACTGGCAACTTGGTGGGATTTCTCTCAGGAATGTGTCCTCTGCGCGCACCTGGAGCCGCCGGAGacatgcagaggcagcagctttTCGCCTGTTTTCACCCTGTTTTATGATACTGAGCCGCGGTGGAGCTGCCGTTCATTCCTGTGATGGGGAGAATCACATGGAGCTGTGGAGCCGTGATCCTGCTGGCCATCGTTTGCTCATGTCGCGCCGTCACTCTGGAGTCCATCCACTGGAGTAGCTCCAACGCAAAGTAAGTGGATGGAGCAGTTTCACATGAGGGGTGAAGGACGTGGCTGCAACTTTCTGCGGCAGCgttgtcattttaatgtgacCCAATTAATGAAGTTAATCAGACGAGATGCATCAATTTAACAGCTAATCATGACGCTAGAGTTTTAATATTTCTCTCGAGTAGCTGTAATGTAGAGCTGAAACTATTTATGGCAAATATTTTCTGCTTCCACCTTCTCCAATGTGAGGTTTCATATCACTGTAAATTAGAATAGAGCTTCAGCTAACAATAATTTTCactatcaattaatctgctgattattttctcgattcACTTTGATCTGTACactgtcagaaaattgtgagaATCATGAGAATCAAACATGTTGCCTTCAAATTACTTATTTTGTTTGACAAACGCTCCAAAACCCAGATCTGTGTTCTGTTTACTACCAACTCAGATGAcgaaaagcaggaaatcctcacaactgaggagctgaaacaagttttatttgtttttttgcttgaaaaacgCCTCAAAAGATAATCGAAATAATTGCAAGCGATTcatcaactaatcatttcagctttaaaatgaaatttcatcgggtttcagcttgttttcacacaaaacagGCCATTTGAAGTTGTCGCCTTGTGCttttttaaagatgtgtgtCTATTCTGTGATAATTCATGTGATAATAAATGTTTGAGCTTTTAGAGCATCCAGAGCTACGAGACCTTGTTGAAAAGCTCATTGGATCAAACAAAGAATGAGACAATGATGCTTCACTCTGTCTTAcgcctcatctcctctctcacttcatCTCGCACGCAGATTTAGTCCAGGTCAGGGTCTGGTCCTGTATCCTCAGATTGGGGACAAGATGGACATTGTGTGTCCCAGGGCAGATGCTTCCTcgggagggaaggaggagttCTACAGAGTCTACCTGGTCTCCCGAAGTCAGATGGAGAGCTGCACCATCGACAAGACGGACACACCGCTGCTGAACTGTGACAAACCTCACCGGGATGTAAAGTTCACGTTCAAGTTCCAGGAGTACAGCCCCAACCTGTGGGGTCTGGAGTTCCTCAAGGGGAGGGACTATTATATCACCTGTGAGTCACTGCGTGCAACCCCACAGCTCCTGTTCACACAGAAAAGATATCGGAGTGAAGCCGTGTGCACGTCTCAGTGCTCAATGAGCATGTGCAACGCTTCAAAATCAATGGAACAGAGACACAAGCTGCTGGTTCCTACAGGTGGAACAATGCTTGAATCagtgcttttctctgttttcctcctgggaggaggaggaagccgTCGTCCTCGGCTCCCTCCCGATTTGTCAGTTTGCGTGAGAATCAAAAAAATGTGGCCTCGTTATTGGGCCGCTGTCGGTTAAACCAGCATCTTAGTGGCAAGTGATGCATGAGATAGAGAGCAAGTCTGACCATGTAGCCTCATCCACCTCGCCGCGCTCTGACAGCGCACTTCGCTCTGGCAGGCCAGTGTGATTCCAAGGGCTTACATGCCCCAAATCACACAAGGCTTTTACAGCATCAGGCAGATTTGATGGGAGCTTTCATGGCAACGTGGCTTGTGGCCTGTGAGATGTTGTTATCTGACCTAAATGCTGCTAACaagtctgtgtgtatgtgtgtgtgtgtgtgacaggggtGAACAAGAGttcttgctgtgtgtttgtgtacgcAGATATGTGTTTCAGTTAACGACAAAACTTTTTGTCCAAGAGCTGAAGAGATTAGTCAGTTCAACAAGAAagttaatcagcaactattttgacagTCAGTTAATAGTTTAAGTTAtttagaatgaaaaaaatgctaaatatgagtgcttttgtttgtctttatgtgaTAGTAAACCAAATACCTTTGGATTTTTAGACTGTTTATCAGACAGAATTTTTCTGACACCACAAAATGAATTATCATTTGGTGAAGCCCTGGTTGCATCTTtgtgggttttgtgtgtttgattatCTATGCAACGTTATAGTTTGTGCTATGTGTGTCTGACTTGTCTTGCCTATGTGATGCAATATTCGGCAACTGGCTAAACCGTCTGCAAAGACATCGTAATGGAACTATGAACTGCTTGATCACGTTGTGTTATGATGAACGCATGAAATCTAAAcctaaaacatttaaaaacaattgCGTTTGCCTCCTGTCTCTGTGTATCAGCCACTTCTGCAGGCTCTCTGCAAGGTCTGGATAATACTAATGGAGGGGTGTGCAGGAGCAAATCCATGAAGCTGGTGCTGAGAGTCGGCCAGAGTAAGTACTTTGCTTTTGTGTGCCAGCGTGTGCGACAAGCCGAATGTGTGAATGAGCGAGACACGCAGCTATCTGACAAACCACACTGGAGGAACAGTAACAACAATAGTGTCTTTCTCGTTATTATTATAGTAATGCAATAATATCGCTTCCTCTCTGGAGTTACTAAGTGGTCAGATAATCTCAATCTATTCAGTCTTTTGAAGAGAGATTGCCGATGAATTATCTCAAATCCTTAATTCCAGCCACTGGCAGCTTAGGGCCATCAGTATTATCTTGCATGTGATCATTTGGACTGGCTCTGGCAGCCAATAACCCCCTTCCCCCCTTCCCCCCGCCCCCTGCATTAACATCAGAATAGCCAATGGtccttttatatatatatatatatatatatatatctcttTTTGTGCTCTTAACACATACATTAAAATTTAATAAAGCAGATTCTGAATATATTCACTGCCATTACTTTAAATGTCCTGAGGATAAATCACTCTATGATACAATATTCATACAGaaacatattgttttttatttcttacacAATCAGTCCCCTGTTATAGTCGTGTTATGTGTCTCTTCAACATGCAAGTAACCTTAAATAGTATATGAGGAACCAAGCATTTGCAGCAtacatgtttgtgcatgtgttgtgtgttggtgtgccATTGAGCTGCGCAGAATCACACGCATTAAACAgatgctgtgtttatgtgtgtgttgctaaaAGCTTTAAAAGCTAAGTCAGTTAAAGCCCCGAAATGTAATTTTTTGACCTCAGCAATGTGAAGTATTATTCGCATAAATTATTCAAAGGTTTGGATTAGAGATGAAAAATCAGcatcttgtgtgtttctcaaGTGATCAGAACTGAAAATATGGGGCTGTTTTCTGGCTGTGTTTACAAGCACTATGTAAACAAACCTTTTATCAGCAACAGCGAACATTAATAACCCAGATGTAGTCAGAATCTCATGTTCATCTCTATATATATTGAAAGTCCTGTCAGCCGGTTTGGGAGTCATtacagtttcctgttttgtgttcaCAACTTTTCTGTTTagatttaaatgtgcacatttatttatctgtacATTCATGCTAAATGTGTTGTGAAATTAAATGATCACCAACCGTGGGTGaatgctaaaaaacaaaaatgaacaaaacgTAAAAGACTAAAGTTGaagatatatatgtatatataaaaatgagTCAATTatcattaaatgaaatgaaatgagttgATAAAAGTCCTGAATGAAATCTCTTGAGAGGGAAGTTCTGATTTTATGTTATCCACGGTTTAGTCAAAGGCCAAAGTGTTCATGTACTGCTCAGATTTCCTTGTCATTTGCACAAAGAAGATCATGTAGATCTGTGCAGGTAAATGAAtccctgcagctcttctgtGATTTTTGACGTGTTGTTCATGTTGGTTTTTCCAGGCCTCAATATTTTCCTTCGAACTCCCTCTACTTGAAGAGGCCCTCCAGCAGTTTAGTGTTCCATAAAACTGAAGGACTTGTGAGAGATTTAAAAAGCGATGGCGTAAGAAGTGTttagatcttttacttaagcTAGAgctgtgtaaaaatgctgcattacaagtaaaagccctgAAATATCCTACTTAAGTAACAGTAAACAAATATTATCAGCATGATGTACCAAAGTGAagtcaaagtaaaagtacttgtttcagtggttcccaaccgAGGGGTCGGGCCCCCTCAAAGGGTCACAGGATACATTTGAGGGGTCATGATATGATTaatgggagaggagagaagaacaaAGTTCTGCTGCACAAATCTTTAAGGTTTTGGACTTGTTTTGTGAACTATTAAGTCATTTTATCTCTTTGGGCCACGAattgttgtttaaatgaaaccatctgagaagtttagagggaaatgtctctttggtggaactgctAACAACGTATTGTAGTGTGTGACGGGGGCCCAGCTGTACACACAGCTGCTTTGCAATGACTCACAAGGAAAAAAAGTTGGAAACTGCTGCTTGATCTTTAacaatgtgttgtattttatagcttatcatatttttattcatgtcaaATCTTGGtgtgaaaagtaactagtaataGCTGTAATgtacatgtagtggagtagagaGTActagtagaagtataaagtggcatacaatggaaatactcaaaataCAGTACAAGTTTAGCAAAACTGTACTTTAGTACAGTACTTTAATGAATGTACTTCCCACCACTGTTAGAGCACCAGGGTCATGGAGATCCAAGAAAAAATTTCAAGCAGCAGAGTCTCTGAAATCCTGACTCTTAGTCCCTAGCAAGGGCCAAGCTGCTAAAATATTTTAGCCTGcagttcccataatgcaattcTCTGTGCATGATAAATGCCATAAACGTACTTGAACACACGGCCAAACTTTATGCTCACACATCgcagggtttttgtttttccattttttgaatttcaatttaacctttatttaaccaggaagtGTCTTGAGATATCTTTATTCTCTTTTACCAGAGAGACCTGGCCAAAATCACATAGTTACACAAGACTCCAGAGAAAAATTTGAATTGGCTGCATTCAGTTATGAGTGTGTTGTTggagaaagtgaaaacattagtgagtgtttttctaGTCAACCGAAAAACAGTCACAGACTCGGAACAAAACTCTTGTGGTCTAATTagctcagaaaatgttttttcttcttcttctgtgatgCTTTTTTACCTGGATGGCACAAAAATATtcagccaaaaaaaaccccaaatgcttctttttttgaTTCAGACTCTGAGTCACTAATGATTCACCAGTTGCTACAATAGGACCCTTCTGACTTCGTAACCCCACCTACGCAGGGATGACGAAAcaccatgcagtgaaaatgaagaagaggTGTGCCGCTAATGGCcttatgttgtgattttatgtCAACTGTCCTGCTTTATATTCCAGGCTCCTCAGATCCACCTTCAACACTCCAGGAGTCTCCAACCCGATTCCCACCCACACGCCCAAAGTCCAAGGCCAAGGACCCCCCGAGGACAGAAGGGGatataaaaaatgaaactggTATGAAGACAAAGCAAAAATATTATGTTAGTGCTTTGACACACATAATTACAATCTTTACAGTTAATTATGTTAGCCTGTAAACTACAAAGTAAGTTCTTCaaggaaaagctgctgttagtctgcatttttgttattgtcaacaaattccatgaaaaaaacaaaaacaacatgttagtTTTTCCGTCTGTGGTTCTCAGCGATAAGCCCATTATGTCCTCTTGAAGATCTAAATCTTCACAGAACAGATCAAAAATACATACTATAATTTAAATGTTGTAGTTTTTGGTAATTGTTGCTCAAACAGAGTCAACAGAGTGTTTTTTGAGGAGTATTTTAAGCCATGAATTTGTTGTTTGAGTGACTATTTactgcagcaggtctgtggtATCAACTCAGAATAAATGCCCAGATCCATTCTAATTAAGAAACATGTCACTGAGTGCAACAATGTGGCTCATGGATGTGTATTAATAGTTTATGGAAAACTATAGAGCTCTTTAGCACACAGGATTAGGATAAATCAGGCTTTGTCTACTCAGATGATTCTTGTTAATgggatcagttcattgttggttttagtcaTTTCAGGGGATCTCTTCACAATAAGAAACAATGAGAATATAACCAGACTTATCCTTGAGcctcactttgtgtttttaattaatctttTAAAGTATGTCTTAGATGGCTGTCATAATTTGAGGTAAAGCggcacaaacatgcaaaaaaacattAGTGTAGTGTTTTCCTTCACAGGTGTATATGTTTGGATTTCAGCTTACCTCTTACATCAAAGGCATCCTATGAATCTGCATGTGGAAAAGTCTATATAAATTGTACACGTGCTGATCTACTGAAGAGCTTTGTCCCAAATCCAAACATACTGGTTCTAAGCAGGTTTTTAGAAAAttgagacaaaataaaatacactcCAACCAGACAGCATGCAGACTaaattcagtctttttttctttttgctgttgaTAGAAACAATTCCCCCACAATGCAATGCGCAGACGAAATGGAGCAGCTCACAGCTgaaaagaattaaaataaattgtCGGCGGTGGTGAAACAGCTTCAAAAAAATcttggaaaacaaaaggaaaagtatTCAATCTTGGCAAAAACATTTCGATGTCTATTTGTGAGGTTTAATCGTCTGTAGCTTTCCAAAGTTGCACTTTGATTGACAACTGAGATCACACATACTGCATCATTTCCAaagtatgtttattttttgtataCTAACTGCTAAAACAGTGCACTTATATACTACTTATATGCTACGCCatggagagagagtgaggtaTAGATCTGGGACACTGCTTGTGCTTGGTGGCCATTCAGTGCCACAGAAAGTCACCAGGCTGTTTAACAGTGAGAAACTAAAGGTTAGTTCTGACCAAAGTTTTTCATGttaacacacactgatcacactgtACCAGAGAATAAACTGGGTGTTTTATCTCCGTGGCCTGATTCACTCTTTCatctcagtttctctctgctttttcccGCCTCTCCGCTGTTCCTCACGACAGACACAGGCTcagaaacaggacaaacaaaCCCCAGTGGCAGCGGTGGCTCTGAGCCAGGACTGTTCATGTGGGTTGTCTCCGGCTGTGTGATCCTCCTGCTGGTCATCGTGATTCTGCTGGCCGTGCTGTGGAGGTACCATCGCCGTCGCTGTGTCCCAGATAACCAGCAGTCTGCCTCCGTGTCCCTCAACACTTTGGCTGTGCCGAAGCGGGACAGCATCAGCAGCGAGAACAACGGCTCGGACCTCAGCGATGTTGTGCTTCCTCTGCGGGCGTCTGACAGCATGATCTGCCGTCATTATGAGCGTGTGAGCAGAGACTACGGGCCCCCAGTGTACATAGTTCAGGAGATAACACCCCAGAGTCCCACCAACATCTACTACAAAGTCTAATGATTGCTCTGTCGGGGACACACTACTACAATCAATGACCATTTTTCTTGATATATTGAAGAGACCATCTGAGAGGAAGCTGATGTGTCAAAACGCACCAGCAATTGTGTTCAATTCGTGTGGATGCAAGCAGCAAATACCTGTGGTGGATTGTAAATAAGTACATTtgctcaagtactgtacttaagtacaattttgaagtATCCgtactttacttaagtatttccatttcatggcACCTTATACTCCTgctgcatttacacacaaaacctATGAAGAACTTTAGGGATATGATGCATTGTAAGAAACTGAACTACACGACAGTAAATACAATTTGTGGGTATTTAGTTAGTTGATTAGTAAAAtatcccccccaaaaaagatcAGAGACTGTTCTGATAACTTATTCACTGTTCAAGTTATTTTTCATGCAGAAAGAAGCTGAAACGCTTCA
Encoded here:
- the LOC121607205 gene encoding ephrin-B2a-like; its protein translation is MGRITWSCGAVILLAIVCSCRAVTLESIHWSSSNAKFSPGQGLVLYPQIGDKMDIVCPRADASSGGKEEFYRVYLVSRSQMESCTIDKTDTPLLNCDKPHRDVKFTFKFQEYSPNLWGLEFLKGRDYYITSTSAGSLQGLDNTNGGVCRSKSMKLVLRVGQSSSDPPSTLQESPTRFPPTRPKSKAKDPPRTEGDIKNETDTGSETGQTNPSGSGGSEPGLFMWVVSGCVILLLVIVILLAVLWRYHRRRCVPDNQQSASVSLNTLAVPKRDSISSENNGSDLSDVVLPLRASDSMICRHYERVSRDYGPPVYIVQEITPQSPTNIYYKV